The following proteins are encoded in a genomic region of Canis lupus familiaris isolate Mischka breed German Shepherd chromosome 6, alternate assembly UU_Cfam_GSD_1.0, whole genome shotgun sequence:
- the SAMD13 gene encoding sterile alpha motif domain-containing protein 13 isoform X1, translated as MVNYYKVLGVPQNASPSDIKKAYHQLALRVHPDKNPKNREAAEEKFKQVTEAYEVLSDAEKRNNYDKSGGNRIKTENTGDCRDEKCLKEEPRFERPHCGFQDVFEDKDLFSGSYFPTGHVGKARRFHSSFFDVIPILDTGFSTFVSPGSRPSPPSSGTFVPFVSRGMGNFRLVTTCSQIVNGKRVVTKKVLENVTGKTGLEKDSLFHQMPPGHRKLMENPCY; from the exons ATGGTGAATTACTACAAAGTACTAGGAGTGCCTCAAAACGCTTCCCCCTCTGATATCAAGAAGGCTTACCATCAGTTAGCTCTTCGGGTACATCCAGACAAGAACCCAAAAAACAGGGAGGCAGCTGAGGAGAAATTCAAACAAGTAACAGAAGCCTACGAGGTGTTGTCTGATGCTGAGAAACGTAACAACTATGACAAGTCCGGAGGGAACCgcatcaaaacagaaaatacaggCGACTGCAGAGACGAAAAGTGCTTGAAAGAGGAACCACGGTTTGAGAGGCCACACTGCGGCTTTCAAGATGTCTTTGAAGACAAAGACCTCTTCTCAGGCAGTTATTTTCCCACTGGTCATGTGGGTAAGGCCAGGAGATTTCACTCCTCCTTCTTTGATGTGATCCCCATATTGGACACAGGATTTTCCACGTTTGTTTCCCCAGGCTCCAGACCAAGTCCCCCTTCCTCTGGGACATTTGTTCCCTTCGTAAGCCGTGGAATGGGAAACTTCAGACTGGTCACCACGTGTAGCCAGATAGTGAATGGCAAGAGAGTTGTGAcaaagaaagttctagaaaatgtGACAGGGAAGACTGGACTGGAAAAAGACAGCCTATTTCATCAGATGCCTCCAGGTCATCG GAAATTGATGGAAAATCCCTGCTATTGA